From a single Mesotoga sp. UBA6090 genomic region:
- a CDS encoding formylglycine-generating enzyme family protein: protein MYRLFLTFIIVLLAASLSASLPEQILVNGGRFLMGTTWREEGVDYEPVRQIHLNYDYYIGKFEVTYDEFDTFCEETGRTIPYDSGWGRGSSPAINVSWWDAIAYCNWLSLKEGLPNAYDSEGNFLDGRGKRTTDPSEVKGYRLPTDAEWEFAARGGNNSKGYTRSGGNSVDSVAWYKSNSESMTHPVGTKAPNELGIYDMSGNVWEWVSDYHTDYSSSDETNPYVYTFSAYRVKRGGSWIDCPAGVSIDVRSKGLPGHTITNLGFRICRTAK from the coding sequence ATGTATAGACTATTCTTGACATTCATAATTGTTCTTCTTGCCGCTTCTTTAAGCGCTTCATTGCCGGAACAGATTCTCGTCAACGGCGGACGCTTTCTCATGGGAACCACATGGAGAGAGGAAGGCGTTGATTATGAGCCGGTTCGACAGATCCATCTGAATTATGATTACTATATTGGGAAGTTCGAAGTTACCTACGACGAGTTCGATACTTTCTGTGAGGAAACCGGAAGAACCATTCCTTACGATTCCGGTTGGGGAAGAGGCTCCAGCCCAGCAATCAACGTGAGTTGGTGGGACGCAATTGCTTACTGCAACTGGTTGAGCCTTAAGGAAGGGCTTCCTAATGCTTACGACTCTGAGGGAAATTTCCTTGATGGAAGGGGCAAGAGAACGACTGATCCCTCCGAAGTTAAGGGCTACAGACTTCCAACAGACGCAGAGTGGGAATTTGCAGCTAGAGGCGGTAACAATAGCAAAGGATATACAAGATCTGGAGGGAACTCGGTTGACTCGGTCGCCTGGTATAAGTCTAACTCCGAAAGCATGACCCATCCGGTAGGAACCAAGGCTCCAAATGAATTGGGAATTTACGATATGTCGGGAAATGTCTGGGAATGGGTTAGTGATTATCATACAGACTACTCTTCGTCAGATGAAACGAATCCCTATGTTTACACCTTCTCAGCTTACAGAGTTAAAAGAGGAGGCAGCTGGATAGACTGTCCCGCTGGTGTGAGCATCGATGTGAGATCGAAAGGTTTGCCGGGTCACACTATTACAAATCTCGGTTTCAGAATCTGTAGAACAGCAAAGTAA
- a CDS encoding BtpA/SgcQ family protein — MNVLEEMFGVKKPIIGMVHFPPLPGSPLYDSKGGMKKIMDVTLRDTEALLEAGFDGVSFSNEGDRPYLANVPMVTVAAMSVLISEATKAVERPFGLSVLADPEAAISIGTAVRANFVRIFLSWVYVGDWGIVDPDAGKLQRLKTSISGEFKVFANISGHTEPLGGRRLEDIARGAVKFGLADAVCLAGTTAGSEIPEQDLIGARKGSVGRPVIIGTGTTIDNVKKMLTLGDGIIMGTSVKVDGDTFKPVDPKRAKEFMDKAKFVREKLP, encoded by the coding sequence GTGAATGTTTTAGAAGAGATGTTTGGAGTGAAGAAGCCAATAATCGGGATGGTACACTTTCCGCCACTTCCCGGGTCACCTCTCTATGATTCAAAAGGTGGAATGAAGAAGATTATGGACGTCACGCTGAGAGATACCGAAGCCCTACTCGAAGCGGGTTTTGACGGTGTGAGTTTCAGCAATGAAGGAGACAGGCCGTACCTAGCCAACGTTCCAATGGTCACTGTTGCAGCGATGAGTGTACTTATAAGCGAAGCCACGAAGGCGGTCGAAAGACCTTTTGGACTTTCAGTATTGGCAGATCCCGAAGCGGCGATTTCTATAGGGACCGCGGTCAGAGCCAATTTTGTGAGAATATTTCTTTCATGGGTCTATGTCGGCGATTGGGGAATAGTCGATCCCGACGCAGGTAAGCTTCAGCGACTGAAGACTTCCATTAGTGGGGAGTTTAAAGTTTTCGCAAACATAAGCGGTCACACCGAGCCACTGGGTGGAAGAAGGCTCGAGGACATAGCGCGAGGAGCGGTCAAGTTCGGATTGGCAGATGCTGTATGCCTTGCAGGTACAACTGCAGGCAGCGAGATCCCGGAACAGGATCTCATAGGGGCGAGAAAAGGGTCAGTGGGAAGACCCGTCATCATAGGCACAGGAACTACAATAGACAATGTGAAAAAAATGTTAACGTTAGGCGATGGCATAATCATGGGAACTAGCGTCAAAGTAGATGGTGACACATTTAAGCCAGTAGACCCGAAGAGGGCTAAGGAGTTCATGGATAAGGCGAAGTTTGTGAGGGAGAAACTGCCATGA
- a CDS encoding sugar-binding transcriptional regulator, whose protein sequence is MYSPSLMIKISELYYFKKCSQREIAETLKISVPTVSRILQEAIESGIVKVQITNIQNRVTQLEDALKGKYGLKGAIVVETPVDRDDWHIKKLLGKKTSELFFDVVSPGCKVGIGAGGSICEMIESFDGEKSVPGLQLIPLMGGWGLQNLQNETNKLVGSMASILRCTFQLLLAPAIVSSEEAKRVFLSEPQISAISQMWDELDTAIFSIGPEIECSIFPSIVDHNGIVEEIKGLGAVGDIVGRIIDGSGEEMDIDFNHRMIAIPFEKLLRIKNRVGIGGGSRKIRSVNAAIKKGIVNYLVTDSETCKYILENGGKGL, encoded by the coding sequence ATGTACTCGCCGTCGCTAATGATAAAGATCTCTGAGTTGTACTACTTCAAGAAGTGTTCCCAGAGGGAAATTGCAGAGACTCTCAAGATCTCTGTTCCGACGGTATCTAGGATTCTCCAGGAAGCCATAGAAAGTGGAATTGTCAAGGTTCAGATCACAAATATCCAGAATAGAGTCACGCAGTTGGAAGATGCTCTGAAAGGTAAATATGGCCTTAAAGGAGCCATTGTAGTCGAGACACCTGTCGATCGAGACGACTGGCACATAAAGAAGTTGCTGGGAAAGAAGACCAGTGAATTGTTCTTTGACGTTGTCTCACCTGGGTGCAAGGTGGGAATTGGTGCCGGAGGAAGCATTTGTGAGATGATAGAGTCTTTTGACGGCGAGAAGAGTGTCCCAGGACTTCAACTTATACCGTTGATGGGTGGATGGGGGCTGCAGAATCTTCAGAACGAAACGAACAAATTGGTCGGTTCTATGGCCTCTATACTAAGATGTACTTTCCAGCTTCTTCTTGCTCCGGCTATAGTGAGCAGTGAAGAAGCAAAGAGGGTTTTTCTCAGCGAACCGCAGATTTCCGCAATATCTCAGATGTGGGATGAGCTCGATACGGCGATATTTTCAATAGGACCAGAGATCGAATGCAGCATTTTTCCCTCAATAGTTGATCATAACGGTATCGTTGAAGAGATCAAAGGATTGGGTGCAGTGGGGGACATCGTGGGAAGAATTATTGACGGCAGTGGAGAAGAGATGGACATAGATTTCAACCACCGCATGATAGCCATTCCTTTCGAAAAGCTGCTGAGAATAAAGAACAGAGTTGGAATTGGAGGAGGTTCCAGAAAGATTAGAAGTGTGAATGCTGCAATAAAGAAGGGAATCGTGAATTATCTGGTTACCGATTCGGAGACATGTAAATATATTCTCGAAAACGGAGGTAAAGGATTGTGA
- a CDS encoding histidine phosphatase family protein has product MTTIYLMRHGQSQANIERIFANSNEGFPLTKEGIRQAEMAARYLRLKNISRIYSSPILRAMETSSIVSSELEIEATPMNEIREFHVGELEGKLIEGEASSAFLKLVRNWIGGKEDERIPEGESHRQVIGRFWKAMNTFVDECPAGEVLAVSHGGFLSMTLPFVCSGIDPEHFFSRSGVSIDNCAITTVKAYRYGNSISLELLDWANTSHMEMDFEKEPVENVWNSEDLRKDNFRRRI; this is encoded by the coding sequence ATGACAACAATATATCTGATGCGCCACGGCCAGAGTCAGGCAAATATTGAGAGGATATTCGCAAATAGCAATGAAGGTTTCCCGCTTACAAAAGAAGGGATACGGCAGGCCGAAATGGCAGCGCGCTATTTGAGATTAAAAAACATAAGCAGGATATATTCCTCGCCGATATTGAGAGCAATGGAGACATCGAGTATAGTCTCTTCTGAATTGGAAATCGAAGCCACACCCATGAACGAGATCAGGGAGTTTCACGTCGGTGAACTTGAGGGCAAGTTGATTGAAGGCGAAGCAAGTAGCGCATTCCTAAAACTTGTCAGAAACTGGATTGGGGGCAAGGAAGATGAGCGAATTCCCGAGGGTGAGAGTCATAGACAAGTCATCGGACGATTCTGGAAAGCGATGAATACTTTCGTCGATGAATGTCCCGCGGGAGAGGTTCTGGCCGTCAGTCACGGAGGCTTTCTCTCAATGACACTTCCCTTCGTCTGCAGCGGGATTGACCCGGAGCACTTCTTCTCGAGATCAGGTGTCTCGATAGACAACTGTGCAATTACAACGGTGAAAGCATATAGATATGGCAATTCGATTTCTCTGGAGCTTCTAGACTGGGCAAACACGTCTCATATGGAAATGGATTTCGAAAAGGAACCGGTAGAGAATGTCTGGAACTCAGAAGATCTAAGGAAAGATAATTTCAGAAGGAGGATCTAA
- a CDS encoding acyl-CoA dehydratase activase — MNRIGLCIGSSTISWYDGQTPRRLLHEGNPLKVLKSFLPEILETGLVVATGKKGRKLLNLPQIPEVEATEFAYKELKSKYGDHEAIVSVGGENFTLYKLNDKGNITAVFTGSKCASGTGEFFLQQLKRMDIGLDAANAVETDEIYELSSRCTVFCKSDCTHALNKGTPKESVLNGLGKVMSDKIGELMHKAGVKKILLVGGVTKNRLMLNHLKEIAEITIPDEALFFEAFGAYLHANILEEIEIEKESVFKEGVMTFPKNESLSKFVNMVDFREMPFKTAESGDFCILGVDVGSTTTKAVVMRARDNAILASSYLRTMGDPINATRQCLEEIRSSLDVPVEIIGLGVTGSGRKIVGLYCETSAVYNEIMAHARAASFFDREVDTIFEIGGQDAKYTFLSNGVALDYAMNEACSAGTGSFLEESAKESLDIDYREIGEYALEGQSPPNFSDQCAAFISSDIKTAINEGISREDICAGLVYSICLNYTNRVKAMRPVGKKVFMQGGVCLNQAVPVAMAAVTGKEIIVPPHPGLMGAFGVSLMVKEKLQAGQLEEERFELGALISKEVRYLNTFICDGGAEKCDRKCPIRIIEVGGKKFPFGGACNKYENVRLNLPINRNEYIYTTDREKIVFEPPEEKGLETIGISKSLSMNTLFPLFSNFFSSLGFRIVVPEKSDPRGWDRKKSEFCFPVELSHGYIYDLLEKNPDYFFIPAVKGLEVSNSVENSVFCPFVQSEPDWLMGSFEELKSKRILTDFFDFSQGFEKEKEKFVLLAKSLGRNRKEALTAFSNGVKSYEDSVGRIKEIGDRFLENLKKSDFGVVIFGRAYNAFSSDANMGIPEKLASRGIPVVTFDALPYENERSYEKMYWAWGEMNLKAARYVKNNPKLFALYITNFSCGPDSFLISFFRDIMGKKPSLILELDSHTSDAGVETRIEAFADVVRSSLERKMELGENKRVKRPKLLTNNGTFSIELQDGRHIPITDPSVKVVVPTMGEFAAQLMAAAFEKVGINTQVLSRPTELEFQLGKSNSLSKECLPFHLTLGSLIRYLEENKDDESIIMYFMPDTRGPCRFGQYSNYIDLWLDKNNASNVLLFSLNSENGYAGIGLKAKLRIWASMIIADEFCNVENALLTLASDRDEAVKASKEARKIILESVKRDSFSEMAKKLEEICENISHIPLKSDFESAPKVLLSGEIYVRNDEFSRKSLELFFADNGIIMHASPIEEWIYYLDYILLKRYVPTELGPLKRGTKHVEILVKQAFEKRIKKILEKSGLYKSHFVDIESMVNTSKDFLNPKLTGEAILTLGAVLFESIDAYDGVISIGPFGCMPTRIAEAVAERGLEHLRESSSKLKREIFKIAGNIPILFFESDGNPFTPTIESRLESFVVQVKRVKSLSMELESQEFK; from the coding sequence TTGAACAGAATCGGACTTTGCATAGGCTCAAGCACAATTTCCTGGTATGATGGGCAAACACCCAGGCGACTCCTGCACGAAGGAAATCCACTGAAAGTACTCAAGAGCTTTCTTCCAGAGATTCTTGAAACAGGCTTGGTTGTAGCAACAGGAAAGAAGGGAAGAAAACTGTTGAATCTCCCCCAGATCCCCGAAGTTGAAGCTACTGAATTTGCCTACAAAGAACTGAAAAGCAAGTATGGAGATCATGAGGCAATTGTGAGCGTGGGCGGAGAGAATTTCACCCTGTATAAGCTCAACGATAAGGGAAACATTACTGCCGTCTTTACAGGCAGTAAATGCGCTTCAGGAACAGGTGAGTTCTTTCTCCAGCAACTGAAGCGAATGGATATCGGACTGGATGCCGCAAACGCAGTGGAAACAGACGAGATTTACGAGCTTTCTTCAAGGTGTACCGTGTTTTGCAAGAGCGACTGTACACATGCTCTCAATAAAGGAACTCCTAAAGAATCGGTTCTCAATGGTCTTGGAAAGGTCATGTCTGACAAGATCGGTGAACTCATGCACAAAGCTGGAGTAAAAAAGATACTTCTAGTCGGTGGAGTAACAAAAAACCGGCTTATGCTGAATCACCTGAAAGAAATCGCAGAAATTACCATACCAGATGAGGCTCTCTTCTTCGAGGCCTTCGGCGCTTATCTACATGCTAATATTCTCGAAGAAATCGAGATAGAGAAAGAAAGTGTCTTCAAGGAAGGAGTAATGACTTTCCCCAAGAACGAATCCCTTTCGAAGTTCGTCAACATGGTCGATTTCAGGGAGATGCCTTTCAAGACAGCTGAAAGTGGCGATTTTTGCATTCTTGGCGTGGACGTTGGCTCAACTACGACCAAGGCGGTGGTTATGAGAGCCAGAGACAATGCCATTCTAGCGAGTTCATATCTCAGGACTATGGGAGATCCAATAAACGCTACCCGCCAGTGCCTTGAAGAGATTCGTAGTTCACTCGATGTTCCTGTGGAGATAATTGGTCTCGGGGTCACCGGTTCCGGAAGGAAGATAGTGGGACTTTACTGCGAGACAAGCGCCGTTTACAATGAGATTATGGCTCACGCTAGGGCTGCCTCATTCTTCGATAGAGAAGTCGATACGATATTTGAAATTGGCGGCCAGGATGCCAAGTACACTTTCTTATCCAATGGCGTTGCCCTGGACTACGCAATGAACGAAGCCTGTTCTGCAGGTACAGGTTCATTTCTCGAAGAGTCTGCAAAGGAATCTCTAGACATAGATTACAGAGAAATTGGAGAGTATGCGCTTGAAGGTCAGTCTCCCCCAAACTTCAGTGATCAGTGTGCGGCCTTTATCAGCAGCGACATAAAAACGGCGATCAACGAAGGCATCTCTAGAGAAGATATCTGCGCGGGCCTGGTTTATTCTATCTGTCTGAACTACACAAACAGAGTAAAAGCAATGAGACCAGTTGGGAAAAAAGTCTTCATGCAGGGAGGTGTATGTCTCAATCAAGCTGTCCCCGTGGCAATGGCGGCAGTTACAGGAAAGGAGATAATAGTTCCTCCTCATCCTGGACTCATGGGCGCATTTGGTGTATCACTCATGGTTAAGGAAAAGCTTCAAGCGGGCCAGCTGGAAGAAGAGCGCTTTGAGCTGGGTGCCTTGATCTCAAAAGAAGTTCGCTATCTCAACACCTTCATTTGTGACGGTGGGGCAGAGAAATGCGACAGGAAGTGTCCAATCCGCATAATTGAAGTTGGAGGGAAGAAGTTCCCCTTCGGCGGCGCTTGCAACAAGTATGAAAATGTTCGTCTTAACCTTCCCATAAACAGAAACGAATACATATATACTACCGATAGAGAGAAAATAGTCTTTGAACCGCCAGAAGAAAAGGGCCTCGAGACTATAGGAATCAGCAAGTCTCTATCTATGAATACTCTCTTCCCCCTGTTCTCAAATTTCTTCAGCAGTCTCGGGTTCAGAATTGTCGTACCGGAAAAGTCCGACCCCAGGGGCTGGGATAGAAAGAAATCGGAATTTTGTTTTCCAGTCGAACTATCTCATGGTTATATTTATGATCTTCTGGAGAAGAATCCCGACTATTTCTTCATTCCAGCAGTCAAGGGCTTAGAGGTTTCGAATTCCGTTGAAAACTCGGTGTTCTGTCCATTTGTCCAGAGCGAACCGGACTGGCTAATGGGGAGTTTTGAGGAACTCAAGTCGAAAAGAATTTTGACAGATTTCTTCGATTTTTCGCAGGGTTTTGAGAAAGAGAAGGAGAAGTTCGTCTTACTTGCGAAGTCACTGGGAAGGAATCGCAAAGAAGCTTTGACTGCCTTTTCCAATGGAGTTAAATCCTACGAAGACAGTGTAGGAAGGATAAAGGAAATCGGAGACAGATTTCTTGAGAATCTAAAGAAATCGGACTTCGGTGTCGTTATCTTCGGCCGAGCCTACAATGCCTTTTCCAGTGACGCCAATATGGGAATCCCAGAAAAACTCGCTTCACGCGGAATTCCTGTCGTAACTTTTGACGCTCTTCCTTATGAAAACGAAAGATCGTATGAGAAGATGTACTGGGCCTGGGGCGAGATGAACTTGAAAGCGGCCAGATATGTAAAAAACAATCCAAAGCTATTCGCACTCTACATTACTAACTTCAGCTGTGGACCTGATTCGTTCTTAATCTCCTTCTTCAGAGACATTATGGGGAAAAAACCATCCCTGATTTTGGAACTGGATAGTCATACGTCAGACGCTGGAGTGGAGACAAGGATCGAAGCCTTCGCCGATGTAGTCAGAAGCTCCCTCGAAAGGAAGATGGAGTTGGGCGAGAACAAACGGGTGAAGCGGCCAAAACTGCTGACGAACAACGGGACATTCAGTATAGAGCTGCAGGACGGAAGACACATACCCATTACAGATCCTTCGGTCAAAGTAGTCGTTCCCACCATGGGCGAGTTTGCGGCTCAGCTCATGGCGGCGGCATTCGAAAAGGTCGGTATCAACACTCAAGTTCTCTCGAGACCGACTGAACTGGAGTTTCAACTTGGAAAATCCAACTCATTATCTAAGGAGTGTCTCCCTTTTCACCTGACTCTGGGAAGTCTTATTCGTTATCTCGAGGAAAACAAGGACGACGAAAGCATAATCATGTACTTCATGCCCGATACTCGCGGCCCTTGCCGATTTGGGCAGTACAGCAATTACATAGATCTTTGGCTAGACAAGAACAACGCGAGTAATGTTCTCCTGTTCTCTCTCAATTCTGAAAACGGTTATGCGGGCATAGGACTCAAGGCAAAATTGAGAATCTGGGCGAGCATGATTATTGCCGACGAATTCTGCAACGTTGAAAATGCCTTGCTTACACTGGCATCCGACAGAGATGAGGCAGTCAAAGCGAGCAAAGAGGCCCGCAAGATTATACTTGAGAGTGTCAAAAGAGACTCCTTTAGCGAAATGGCCAAGAAACTGGAGGAGATTTGTGAGAATATCTCTCACATTCCTCTAAAAAGCGATTTCGAAAGTGCACCGAAAGTCCTTCTCTCGGGAGAGATTTACGTCAGGAATGATGAATTTTCCAGGAAGTCTCTGGAGCTATTCTTTGCTGACAACGGAATAATCATGCATGCCTCTCCAATCGAAGAATGGATATATTATCTCGACTACATTCTGCTGAAGAGATACGTACCGACCGAACTCGGTCCGCTCAAGAGGGGAACGAAACACGTTGAAATCCTTGTAAAACAGGCATTCGAAAAAAGAATCAAGAAGATTCTTGAAAAGAGTGGACTGTACAAATCACACTTCGTCGACATAGAGTCCATGGTAAACACTTCTAAGGACTTCTTGAATCCGAAGCTTACCGGAGAGGCAATACTGACTCTTGGGGCCGTTTTGTTCGAATCGATAGATGCTTACGATGGAGTTATTTCTATAGGCCCATTTGGGTGTATGCCTACAAGGATCGCCGAAGCTGTTGCTGAAAGAGGTCTGGAACACCTGAGAGAAAGCTCTAGCAAACTCAAGAGGGAGATCTTCAAGATCGCTGGCAACATTCCGATTCTCTTCTTTGAGTCCGATGGGAACCCGTTCACTCCAACGATAGAAAGCCGACTTGAATCGTTTGTGGTGCAGGTGAAGAGAGTTAAATCACTTTCGATGGAACTGGAAAGTCAGGAATTCAAATAA
- a CDS encoding sugar ABC transporter ATP-binding protein, giving the protein MKILEIQELTKEFPGVVALDSVNMDLEAGEIHSLVGENGAGKSTLVKILAGVYRPTSGHFSLKGEEMHFHSPKDASKHIGVVHQERELVPHFSGYQNLFLGLEETKAGFLKRRAMISKAREFISKYQLDVDMNLPAKQLGSGQQEMLTILKVLFRDPKIVVFDEPTAPLSIKEIEILFKLIRDLRGKGMTILYISHHLSEVLELSDRITVLRNGKKVSTIENGDQVSERKLISLMISKDLENQYPKTKTEIGKEVFSVKDYSSSRSKFSNISFSIREGEIVGFAGLVGAGRTELAKAIFSGVKYESGEITLNGNRFISKSSGQSVRKGIAMIPENRRAEGLFVQMSVKENLVVPHLSSLSKMGFTVRKDVKEYVGKAIKRFSIKVTSPEQSVRTLSGGNQQKVSVGKWMGENAAVWIFDESTQGIDVDAKTEIYNIMGSLAKGGAGIWFISSDLRELVAISDRIYVMKGFKILGEFVPPFDEEEILALMIGEKKS; this is encoded by the coding sequence ATGAAAATCCTTGAAATTCAAGAGCTGACAAAGGAGTTCCCTGGAGTTGTCGCTCTTGATTCCGTCAACATGGATCTTGAAGCCGGAGAGATCCACTCTTTAGTTGGCGAAAACGGTGCTGGTAAATCAACACTGGTGAAGATTCTCGCGGGAGTCTACAGACCGACCTCAGGCCACTTTTCTCTTAAAGGAGAGGAGATGCACTTCCATTCGCCGAAGGATGCCTCAAAGCACATAGGCGTAGTTCATCAGGAAAGGGAACTCGTACCGCACTTTTCTGGGTATCAGAATCTCTTCCTTGGTTTAGAAGAGACGAAGGCAGGGTTCCTGAAGAGAAGAGCGATGATTTCGAAAGCAAGAGAGTTCATATCCAAGTATCAGCTCGATGTTGATATGAATCTTCCTGCAAAGCAGCTAGGCAGCGGTCAGCAGGAGATGCTCACAATACTGAAAGTCCTTTTCAGAGATCCAAAGATAGTCGTTTTTGATGAACCTACTGCTCCCCTGAGTATAAAGGAGATCGAGATACTCTTTAAACTTATCAGGGATTTGAGGGGAAAAGGAATGACAATTCTCTATATCTCCCACCATCTTTCGGAAGTTCTTGAGCTCTCAGATAGAATAACCGTACTAAGAAATGGAAAGAAAGTATCTACAATCGAAAACGGAGATCAGGTTAGTGAGAGAAAGTTGATCTCACTGATGATATCGAAGGACCTGGAAAACCAGTACCCCAAAACCAAAACCGAGATAGGTAAAGAAGTCTTTTCTGTGAAGGACTATTCCAGCAGCCGATCGAAGTTCTCGAATATCTCGTTCTCGATTAGAGAGGGTGAGATTGTCGGATTTGCAGGTCTCGTCGGCGCCGGCCGAACCGAACTTGCCAAAGCGATCTTTTCTGGCGTGAAGTACGAATCGGGGGAGATTACTCTCAATGGAAACCGGTTCATCTCGAAGTCGTCCGGACAGAGTGTAAGAAAGGGAATAGCCATGATACCGGAAAACAGACGTGCCGAAGGTCTCTTCGTTCAGATGTCCGTGAAGGAGAACCTGGTAGTTCCGCATCTCTCTTCACTATCTAAAATGGGATTCACGGTGCGAAAGGACGTGAAGGAATACGTAGGCAAGGCCATAAAGAGATTTTCAATCAAAGTCACTTCGCCCGAACAATCCGTAAGGACTCTCAGCGGTGGAAATCAGCAGAAAGTCTCTGTGGGCAAGTGGATGGGAGAAAATGCTGCGGTGTGGATATTTGATGAGTCAACTCAGGGCATCGATGTTGATGCGAAGACCGAGATCTACAATATAATGGGAAGTCTTGCCAAGGGTGGTGCAGGGATCTGGTTTATCAGTTCCGATCTACGTGAACTTGTTGCGATCTCCGACAGGATATACGTAATGAAGGGATTCAAGATACTGGGTGAGTTTGTTCCTCCTTTCGATGAAGAAGAGATCCTCGCCTTGATGATAGGGGAGAAGAAGTCATGA
- a CDS encoding DUF1254 domain-containing protein, which translates to MNLKPLILLSLVLILFTFVSAKAEMPTSNYEEASEVARQAYIFAFPMLENYRTMVLQAVIPNSFNKFEHLQGLLRPEFGEIVRPNNDTLFSAAWLDLRNEPVIIEIPSICERYFSVQFIDMHTHNFAYAGTRTTGCRKLTVMISGPSSFVEIPNEIDEVFTSEGNFVFCIVRISVNPELEGDINAVSKIQDSFKIRPFGAFRGSETSSAVEPIAFPPFSQEKAESAGFISYLNFLLGQLEIHPSEKALIERFGLIGIGPNLPFNENNLQPEMITAIEKGIEDAMSIILRPSEKLGVTKNGWNLTKRKFGNRQQMQGKYEIRAAAAYVGLYGNDLEEAYYTISYVDADNKAYDGSKYDYKIHFESREIPPIEPGGFWSIAMYGDDQFMVPNPIDRYSIGDRSRLSFNDDGSLDIYIQHDSPGADLESNWLPAPNGPFSLSLRMYLPSPRALDPLYCPPGVEKEKP; encoded by the coding sequence ATGAATTTGAAACCTTTGATTCTGCTGTCTTTAGTACTTATTCTATTTACCTTCGTTTCAGCAAAAGCGGAAATGCCGACAAGCAACTACGAAGAAGCAAGTGAAGTTGCAAGGCAAGCGTATATCTTCGCTTTTCCTATGCTTGAGAACTACAGAACTATGGTTCTCCAGGCAGTTATTCCAAATTCATTCAACAAATTCGAACATCTTCAAGGATTACTGAGACCGGAGTTCGGAGAAATAGTAAGACCAAACAACGATACGTTGTTCTCGGCTGCATGGCTTGATCTGAGGAACGAACCGGTAATAATAGAGATTCCAAGCATCTGTGAAAGATATTTCTCAGTCCAATTCATCGATATGCACACACATAACTTTGCATATGCAGGAACCAGAACCACCGGTTGCAGGAAATTGACAGTAATGATCAGTGGCCCATCCTCTTTCGTTGAGATTCCCAACGAAATCGATGAGGTGTTCACCAGCGAAGGAAATTTCGTCTTCTGCATAGTAAGAATTTCCGTAAACCCTGAGTTAGAAGGTGATATCAATGCCGTCTCAAAGATTCAAGACAGCTTCAAAATCAGACCTTTTGGAGCCTTCCGCGGTAGTGAAACTTCTTCAGCTGTCGAACCGATAGCCTTTCCGCCGTTCAGTCAGGAAAAAGCTGAATCGGCAGGTTTCATTTCGTATTTGAACTTCCTTCTTGGACAGCTTGAGATACATCCATCTGAAAAGGCTCTTATTGAGCGTTTTGGTTTAATCGGCATAGGCCCAAACCTTCCATTTAATGAGAACAACTTGCAACCAGAGATGATCACCGCGATTGAAAAGGGAATTGAAGATGCGATGAGTATTATACTCCGGCCGTCTGAGAAGCTGGGAGTCACAAAGAACGGGTGGAATTTAACGAAACGGAAATTCGGAAATCGGCAGCAAATGCAGGGAAAATACGAGATTAGGGCGGCAGCAGCATATGTAGGTCTGTATGGAAACGATCTCGAAGAAGCATATTACACCATAAGCTACGTCGATGCCGACAATAAAGCATATGACGGCTCAAAGTACGATTACAAGATTCATTTTGAAAGCCGTGAAATACCTCCCATAGAACCCGGTGGATTCTGGTCCATTGCAATGTACGGTGATGACCAGTTCATGGTTCCCAACCCGATAGACAGATATTCCATTGGTGATCGGTCGAGATTGTCATTCAACGATGACGGGTCTCTCGACATCTATATCCAGCATGATTCGCCCGGCGCTGATCTCGAAAGTAATTGGCTCCCTGCTCCTAATGGACCTTTTTCTTTGTCCTTAAGAATGTATCTGCCTTCACCAAGGGCTCTTGATCCTCTATATTGTCCTCCAGGAGTGGAGAAAGAAAAACCGTGA